Proteins from one Parasteatoda tepidariorum isolate YZ-2023 chromosome 4, CAS_Ptep_4.0, whole genome shotgun sequence genomic window:
- the LOC139424775 gene encoding integrator complex subunit 1-like translates to MEREKKMKRTGNKVKPLHDSDFIALGSKPAARQAEDTKIKSKSSLHSTASSERKTEASTSAASVIPAKKAKLASSASTSHVKRVGSVSKKETIKGDEWESIAVEVEPCDLVNKVIDAEDISDDERIEALLCGAAKKLKASRTKVDNLLFLSLQYLVKSRPFLFCTELTIEAFSSLLKKDLNVNFKSKGNNLISILAANILMFAHKDDSNWPDAFVKAYIEDSLGERMWVDHDYCKGFVDNILTAFKTKSIPKNMLIPERLFKPEACPSPPNIATDDDESCSSISLETQESLEGVAVFPRYVYSEESLTQHVLEVVGEQLTRRQPSEVSRNMLRFLVSTCGISEIRLSAVQKLELWLQNPKLAKPAQDLLYAICLNCNQHNQNDVEVISQLIKIRMKAKPIINHYLLCIKELLSQHAENLSSLLKHAIYNELSNSRSPNNMQLLSIIFQHSPDQAAKVLAEVFLDLLCNRDDYLRGLRVLLREIVRTVRHDFNFYLFCIGLLQERRDPSFATLEMPLKERVFLSIADLIVLAIFLGITPSVKDQFTACSRGEKKDLSALRNYQMHVSNIQREAVWWLYSVVPKIYKPGRNEFHQSIHKLLFREHIEHYFNKENWPSENEKMLLFHISSEVPLLEDTLMRILIIGLSRDHHLSAPEALELADQLVKRSAMTFFDDFPVLEMDNTELYDFIFNLCAYHHPENITLPQGYHPPNLAISELYWKGWSMLLIIICHNPSTFGEMAWKTCPMLRNLMEMCITNQFVFPPPTMALGEKADEIRSRELQMSQMEKDQILIFETHLAAASTKVTITESNSLLLSKLISMDPHGPARKPPVVILDQLKGLNSKLKLGDLLCRSRNPDFLLDVIQRQGTTQSMSWLSELVESSASSFNMLPVQCLCEFLISDHGGLIDVNEDINFMKKKKKQEQLLFHLQKLLHDPDSEPQDTVEVISYFMKRLSSQQSSARTLALKGLELLLTQPNKSPASDDEDMVQKNLCGEYNWLLKSMPLLPHFEVIRTQISIFLRQACQIENEPLAIASYVAFLAIHTPDNNLQEFGDLALDMAQMIVERPTIVNTILPNENVCSDQGNNFLASVSEIFFKYLSAAKIPSKEVYCWSESQDQILIQWASGESATMHILVVHAMIIVLTYGPPLTGTRSYFDALLQIWFPENFEQPKAFLVDTSEEALLLPDWLKLRMIRSSVGVLVDAALKDLDPSQLVLFIQSFGIPVSSMSKLLKTLDLAVEFDSFSVEEAVVDKSYMSQLVEVQHRRGASGGEKFAKLLLENDSTDMSYDCDAVPNQTPVIQRAPPKLSTAIDPDSISISLVKLLGLNLSSGVLSAKQEQDLFKGLQKALSKDILDKTSDNGSINVFILTCEQILRSESKMAFLQALHKKSYYSSVLFRLATASQANVDINKNILAQKLKWICQQIIYILSATSSSLLTVASQFYNKHKPPETKKPAPWKLFVQQFDPDNSESISKIVQAAETDDSLRLEEVMQYLVRNAISKVNTKPLMTAMTNITIKRLTMAISPNIKTFNRSKFCFFVDWLECLEPKIVSSFPKSQCHLLFSLISNQQEAITVPFRPYLLALLIHQSSWETLHYYICTILNSGDLDVKFDPTSVLDFLHACIYIPKIWQGRYKKKHKRGCEEDILALTEDQMKCVIDYILEEAGSKCTETISEETNVLSLTSSVNNSVYEKRLKLLMKCLAHRRSLINASVHHLLDVIKNGTIRSKLAHELLLQAYHQIPSILILISDSLTFLSEGVQELKSNSCKLDIISHSLLLSLARTDSSKQCLPKMIRIEFICKKMASTHPLLLLRQLPMMISLLRGRVHLEYHLFRFQNHVALFSCYLSILELLPPFSFKNEYTSDLHNILSLYIEVFQTYGTPKEIMQLLNRFFTFLIQYLGTKPVQARVFIQQYSEILLDLACHHPDLINFRTILTGTCMHFRSTPGTSSSPEDKAEPSINDLIAGLQLQTNLSQSNYPSIANRLSQGNSDDISAALQELESISYKKPGILENVVDNLKTLMQDSNVQFRMTAFNLVMRYVKHNPNRGLLFISNYLQCLESEHVDIVLTALEHLPEFTVLVQEYATVLLQKTFCIGMMKNINTASQIKGTIAYFVAQSGS, encoded by the coding sequence ATGGAGCGagagaagaaaatgaaaagaacagGGAATAAGGTGAAACCTCTTCATGATTCAGATTTCATTGCTCTGGGCTCCAAACCTGCTGCACGCCAAGCTGAAGatactaaaattaaatccaAATCCTCTCTGCATTCAACTGCTTCATCCGAAAGGAAAACCGAGGCTTCAACTTCTGCTGCATCTGTGATACCTGCCAAGAAAGCTAAGCTTGCCTCATCTGCTTCTACTTCTCATGTAAAGCGCGTGGGATCTGtcagtaaaaaagaaactatcaaAGGTGATGAATGGGAGAGTATTGCTGTAGAAGTTGAACCTTGTGACCTTGTCAATAAGGTTATAGATGCTGAAGATATCAGCGATGATGAAAGAATAGAAGCCCTTTTGTGTGGGGCTGCAAAGAAGTTAAAGGCTTCTCGCACTAAAGTCGATAACCTTCTATTCTTGAGTCTGCAATATCTTGTGAAATCGagaccatttttattttgtactgaaCTAACCATTGAAGCATTTAGTAGCTTgttaaagaaagatttaaatgtaaattttaagtcAAAGGGAAACAATTTGATATCTATATTGGCCGCTAACATTTTGATGTTTGCTCACAAAGATGACAGTAATTGGCCTGATGCATTCGTTAAAGCTTATATTGAAGATTCTCTAGGAGAACGTATGTGGGTTGATCATGATTATTGTAAAGGTTTTGTAGATAACATATTAACTGCATTCAAAACGAAATCAATCcctaaaaatatgctaattccTGAAAGGTTGTTCAAACCAGAGGCTTGTCCTAGTCCCCCAAACATTGCTACTGATGATGATGAATCGTGCTCTAGTATAAGCTTAGAGACACAAGAAAGCTTAGAAGGTGTTGCTGTATTTCCCAGGTATGTTTATAGTGAAGAAAGTTTGACTCAGCATGTTCTAGAAGTTGTTGGGGAGCAACTGACTCGTAGGCAGCCATCAGAGGTGTCTCGTAACATGCTACGTTTTTTGGTATCAACGTGCGGTATAAGTGAAATTAGATTATCAGCTGTTCAGAAACTAGAACTCTGGTTGCAGAATCCTAAACTAGCTAAGCCAGCTCAAGATTTACTGTACGCTATCTGTCTGAATTGTAATCAACACAATCAAAATGACGTAGAAGTTATAAGTCAGCTCATAAAAATCCGAATGAAAGCTAAACCTATCATAAACCATTATCTACTATGCATTAAAGAACTTCTTAGTCAGCACGCAGAAAATTTAAGCTCTTTACTCAAACATGCTATTTATAATGAACTGTCTAACTCGAGAAGTCCAAATAATATGCAGTTGCTTTCAATTATCTTTCAGCATTCACCCGACCAAGCTGCTAAAGTGTTGGCTGAGGTATTTTTGGATTTGCTTTGCAACAGAGATGATTATTTGAGAGGCTTGCGAGTGTTATTGCGAGAAATTGTGCGTACCGTGAggcatgattttaatttttatttgttctgtATCGGACTTCTTCAAGAACGTAGAGATCCATCATTTGCCACTTTAGAAATGCCTTTGAAAGAAAGAGTGTTTTTATCGATTGCAGATTTGATTGTTTTAGCTATATTTCTGGGAATTACTCCTTCCGTTAAGGACCAGTTCACTGCCTGCTCTAGAGGAGAAAAGAAAGATTTGAGTGCACTTCGCAACTACCAAATGCATGTTTCTAATATTCAGAGGGAGGCAGTCTGGTGGTTATACTCAGTTGTTCCAAAAATATACAAACCAGGACGTAATGAGTTCCACCAAAGCATTCATAAACTTCTCTTTCGTGAACACATAGAACACTACTTTAACAAAGAGAATTGGCcatcagaaaatgaaaaaatgctcTTGTTTCACATATCATCGGAAGTACCGCTGCTTGAGGATACTTTAATGAGAATACTTATTATTGGTCTGTCACGTGACCACCATCTCTCAGCACCTGAAGCATTAGAACTTGCTGACCAACTTGTGAAAAGGTCTGCAATGACATTCTTTGATGATTTTCCTGTGTTGGAAATGGATAACACCGAATTATACGACTTCATTTTCAATTTGTGTGCTTACCATCATCCGGAAAATATAACGCTTCCTCAAGGCTATCATCCTCCTAATTTAGCAATCTCTGAGCTATATTGGAAAGGTTGGTCaatgttattaataatcatTTGCCACAATCCTAGCACTTTTGGTGAAATGGCTTGGAAAACATGTCCTATGCTTAGGAATCTAATGGAAATGTGCATAACCAACCAATTTGTTTTCCCACCCCCGACAATGGCACTGGGAGAAAAAGCAGATGAAATTCGTAGCCGGGAACTTCAAATGAGCCAAATGGAGAAAGATCAAATTCTTATATTTGAAACTCATTTGGCTGCTGCTTCTACTAAAGTTACTATAACGGAATCAAACAGTCTATTGTTATCTAAATTGATATCAATGGACCCTCACGGACCTGCCAGAAAGCCACCTGTTGTTATCCTAGATCAATTAAAAGGTTTAAATTCCAAACTGAAGCTTGGTGATTTGCTTTGTCGTAGTCGAAATCCTGACTTTTTGCTGGATGTCATTCAGCGACAAGGAACTACTCAATCCATGTCTTGGCTTAGTGAGCTGGTTGAGTCAAGCGCAAGCTCTTTCAATATGTTACCAGTGCAATGCTTGTGCGAGTTCCTGATCAGTGATCATGGAGGTTTGATTGATGTAAACGAAGACATTAACttcatgaaaaagaagaaaaagcaagAGCAGTTGCTTTTTCATCTGCAGAAGTTGCTCCATGATCCTGATAGTGAACCTCAGGACACAGTGGaagttattagttattttatgaaacgGTTGAGCTCTCAGCAGTCTAGTGCCAGGACACTTGCTCTAAAAGGCTTGGAATTACTTTTAACTCAGCCTAATAAGAGTCCTGCTTCTGATGATGAAGATATGGTTCAGAAGAATTTATGTGGTGAATATAATTGGTTGTTAAAGAGTATGCCACTTTTACCTCATTTTGAGGTGATCCGTACtcaaataagcatatttttaagacaAGCATGTCAAATTGAAAATGAACCTTTAGCTATTGCATCCTATGTTGCTTTCTTAGCCATTCATACTCCTGATAATAATTTGCAAGAATTTGGAGATTTAGCATTGGATATGGCTCAGATGATTGTGGAACGGCCTACTATCGTCAATACCATTTTACCTAATGAAAATGTTTGCAGTGAtcaaggaaataattttttggcctctgtttcagaaatatttttcaaatatcttagTGCTGCCAAAATACCTTCAAAGGAAGTATATTGCTGGTCTGAATCACAGGATCAGATACTCATTCAATGGGCCTCGGGTGAATCAGCTACAATGCATATATTAGTTGTTCATGCTATGATAATTGTGCTAACTTATGGTCCACCCTTGACTGGTACCAGATCTTACTTTGATGCCTTGCTTCAAATTTGGTTCccagaaaattttgaacaacCAAAAGCCTTTTTAGTCGATACATCTGAGGAAGCACTTTTGCTCCCTGATTGGCTGAAATTGCGAATGATTCGATCATCAGTTGGTGTCTTAGTAGATGCGGCGTTAAAAGACTTAGATCCTTCCCAGTTGgtactttttattcaatcatTTGGAATCCCTGTTTCTAGCATGAGTAAACTCTTAAAGACTTTGGATTTGGCGGTTGAATTTGACAGCTTTTCTGTTGAGGAAGCTGTGGTGGATAAATCTTATATGTCTCAGCTAGTTGAAGTTCAACATCGAAGAGGAGCATCTGGCGGGGAGAAATTTGCCAAGCTCTTACTCGAGAATGATTCTACTGATATGTCTTATGATTGCGATGCTGTCCCTAATCAAACTCCGGTCATACAGCGTGCTCCTCCTAAGCTCTCGACAGCCATTGATCCGGATTCAATATCTATTTCTCTTGTCAAGCTTTTAGGATTAAATCTATCAAGTGGTGTATTGAGTGCCAAGCAAGAACAAGATTTGTTCAAAGGTTTACAAAAAGCCTTATCTAAAGACATCCTGGATAAAACTTCTGATAATGGTtccataaatgtttttattcttacttGTGAACAAATTCTGCGAAGTGAATCTAAAATGGCTTTTCTACAAGCTCTTCATAAGAAATCATACTATTCTTCTGTGCTCTTTAGATTAGCCACAGCATCACAAGCTAATGTTGATATCAACAAGAACATATTGGCTCAGAAGTTGAAATGGATTTGCCAGCAAATCATTTATATTCTATCTGCTACCAGCTCATCTCTTCTAACAGTTGCTTCCCAATTTTACAATAAGCATAAGCCTCCTGAAACAAAGAAGCCTGCACCATGGAAATTATTTGTGCAGCAATTCGATCCTGACAATAGTGaaagtatttctaaaattgtCCAAGCAGCTGAGACAGATGATTCCTTACGTTTGGAAGAAGTCATGCAGTATTTGGTAAGAAATGCAATCAGTAAGGTTAATACTAAACCTCTTATGACTGCTATGACAAATATCACTATAAAACGATTAACCATGGCTATCAGCCCTAATATTAAGACATTCAATCGTTCCAAGTTTTGTTTCTTTGTCGATTGGCTAGAATGCCTGGAACCCAAAATAGTCAGTTCTTTTCCGAAATCGCAAtgccatttattattttctctcatAAGCAATCAACAAGAAGCAATAACTGTACCTTTTAGACCTTATCTTCTAGCTCTTCTTATTCATCAGTCTAGTTGGGAAACATTGCATTATTACATTTGCACAATTTTGAACTCTGGTGATTTGGACGTTAAGTTTGATCCAACTTCAGTTTTAGACTTCCTGCATGCTTGCATATACATTCCGAAGATATGGCAAGGTCGATATAAGAAGAAACATAAGCGAGGATGTGAAGAAGATATTCTTGCTTTAACAGAGGACCAAATGAAATGTGTTATAGATTATATTTTGGAAGAAGCTGGATCTAAATGTACCGAAACCATATCAGAAGAGACTAATGTTTTGAGTTTAACTTCAAGTGTCAATAATTCAGTTTATGAAAAGAGATTGAAGCTACTAATGAAGTGCTTGGCTCATCGAAGATCACTGATTAATGCTTCTGTTCATCACTTACTCGACGTCATCAAAAATGGGACAATACGAAGCAAATTAGCACACGAGTTGTTGCTTCAAGCATACCACCAAATACCATCCATTCTCATACTGATATCAGATTCTCTTACTTTCTTGTCTGAGGGAGTGCAGGAGTTGAAAAGTAACAGTTGTAAGCTGGATATCATATCTCACAGTTTGCTGTTATCTCTAGCCAGAACAGATTCGAGCAAGCAGTGTCTGCCGAAGATGATACGCATCGAATTCATCTGCAAGAAAATGGCCAGCACTCACCCGTTACTGCTTCTAAGGCAGTTACCCATGATGATTTCTTTGTTACGGGGAAGAGTTCACTTAGAGTACCATCTTTTCCGCTTCCAGAACCATGTTGCCCTTTTCAGCTGTTATCTGAGCATTCTCGAGCTGTTGCCACCTTTctcctttaaaaatgaatacaccTCTGACTTGCACAATATATTGTCTTTGTATATAGAAGTTTTCCAAACATACGGAACACCTAAAGAAATCATGCAACTTCTAAACCGGTTTTTTACCTTCCTGATTCAGTACCTAGGAACAAAGCCTGTCCAAGCGCGGGTATTTATTCAGCAATACAGCGAAATATTGCTGGATTTAGCCTGCCATCACCCAGATCTAATAAACTTTCGAACTATTCTTACAGGGACCTGTATGCACTTTCGTAGTACCCCTGGTACCTCTTCTAGCCCAGAGGATAAGGCCGAACCCTCCATCAATGATTTAATAGCTGGGTTGCAGCTCCAGACGAACTTGTCCCAATCCAACTATCCATCAATTGCTAATCGTTTGTCCCAGGGAAATTCTGATGATATATCCGCTGCTTTGCAAGAATTGGAGAGCATATCCTATAAGAAACCCGGAATCTTGGAGAATGTTGTTGATAATTTAAAGACTTTAATGCAGGACAGCAATGTGCAGTTTCGTATGACTGCTTTCAACCTCGTGATGCGTTACGTCAAACATAATCCGAATCGTggtttattgtttatttcaaattacctGCAATGCTTGGAGAGTGAGCATGTTGACATTGTCTTGACTGCTCTGGAACATTTACCGGAATTTACTGTTTTAGTCCAAGAATATGCTACAGTGCTGTTGCAGAAAACATTCTGCATTGGAATGATGAAGAATATTAATACCGCTTCACAAATTAAAGGAACAATAGCTTATTTTGTGGCACAGAGTGGTTCATAA